The Sphingopyxis fribergensis DNA segment CGGCCGATGCGATCATGGCGTTCGAGACCGAGATCGCGAAGGTCAGCTGGGCCATCGCCGATCGCCGTGATATCGGCAAGATCAACAATCCGATGTCGGCGGACGAATTGGCGGCCTATGCGCCCGGGCTCGACTGGAACGCCTGGTTTGCGGGTTCGGGCATCGCGCCGCAAAAGCGTATCATCGTCAATGAAAAGACGGCAGTGCGGGATATCGCCGCACTCTATGCCAAGACGCCACTCGACACGGTCAAGCTGTGGCAGCAATTCCATGTCGCCGACAATGCCGCGCCCTATTTGTCGAAGGCGTTTGTCGACAGCAGATTCGAATATACCAAGGCGCTGAGCGGGGTCGGCGAACTGCGTCCGCGATGGAAGCGCGGTCTGACGCTCGTGGACGGCAGCCTCGGCGAACTCGTCGGCGAAACCTATTCGAAGCAATATTTCCCGGCGAGCGCGAAGGCGAAGATGGAGGTGCTCGTCACCAACCTGAAGCTCGCGATGGGCGACCGCATCCGGAACAACAGCTGGATGGCGCCGGCGACGAAGGACGCCGCGCTGGCGAAGCTCGCCAAGATGGACGTGATGGTCGGCTATCCCGACAAATGGCGCGACTATTCGGGGCTCAAGATCGATCCCGCGGACCTTTACGGCAATGTGAAGCGCAGCGCGGCGTTCGAATATGCCTATGCGCTGTCGGATCTGAACAAGCCCGTCGACCGCAAGAAATGGTCGATGAACCCGCAGGAAGTGAACGCTTACAACGGCGGGCTCGAGAACAAGATCGTGTTTCCGGCGGGCATATTGCAGGCTCCTTACTTTAGCGAGAGCGTCGACGATGCGGTCAATTATGGCGCGATCGGCGCGGTGATCGGCCACGAAATCACGCACGGCTTCGACGATCAGGGGCGCAAGATCGATGCCGACGGTGCGGTGCGCGACTGGTGGACGCCCGAGGATGCGGCACGCTTCGACGCGCAGGCCAAGGCGTTCGGGGCGCAATATGCAACCTATGAGGCCGCGCCGGGATCGTTCATCAACCCCGACCTGACGATGGGCGAGAATATCGCCGATCTGGCGGGGCTAGAGGTGGCTTATGACGCCTATCGCCGCTCGCTCGGCGGCAAGCCCGCGCCGGTGATCGACGGGCTGACCGGTGACCAGCGCTTCTTCCTTGCCTTTGCGCAAGCGTGGCGGACGAAGCAGCGCGAGGATGCGATCAAGCAGCAGGTGGCGAGTGACCCGCACAGCCCGGCGCGCTGGCGCATTATCGGGCCTGTGCGCAATGTCGATGCGTGGTACAAGGCGTTCAGCGTCGCCGCAGGCGCCAAATATTATCTGAAGCCCGAAGACCGCACACGGATCTGGTAGTCCTGAGACCCCTTTCTCAGGATTGGGCAGGGGCGGCCTTGTGTCGTCCCCGTACCGCCATCACGGTGAGCGACAGGGCTGCGCCGAGAATGACGAACAGCGCCGGAAAGCCACCGAGCACCGACATCATGCGGATGCCGTCGATGCCCGACGACGCGACGAGGATCGTCGCGACGAGGCCGATCGTCCCTCCCCACACGATCTTTACCGACAAAGGCGCTTCGGGCGTTTCGGGAGAGATTCCGTGCGTGGACAGCGAACTCATCGCAGACACGTTGCTGTCTGCGGCCGTGACATAGGACAGAAAGATCGCCGCGATCAGCAGCACGAGCACCGGCGTTCCGCCACCCAGCTTGCTGAAGAGGCTGTAAAGCAGCGGGTCGGGACCGACGCTGGTCAGAATGGCGTAAAGACTTCCGCCTGAATTCTGGTCGATGATGATCGTGGTTCCCGCGATCACGATCATCCAGGCCGCGCCGAACAACGAGGGCAGCAGCAGATTGAACAGGATGAAGGACCGCACGCTGTATCCTACCGCGAGCCGACCGAGGAACAGTGCGGTCACCGGCGCCCAGGCGAACCAGTTGGCCCAGTTGAAGATCGTCCATTGCCGATGCCAATCGCCGTCGACGTCGAGGCCAAGGCTGCGGGGAAGGAATGTCGCGCTATAATTGCCCATAGCTTTGAAACCGAGCGAGGGGAGCGCGTGCCAAGGACCCATCGCGAAGACGAACAGCAGCACGCCGAAGAACAGCCAGACGTTGAGCAGCGATAGCCGCGTGATGCCGCGTTGCAAGCCGAGCGCGGCGGAAATGACAAAGGTCGCGACGATTACCGCCGCAATCGCCCAGCGTAGTGCCGGGCCGCCGGAAAAGCCGCCCAAGCCTTCTAACCCACCCGCCAATGCAAGAACTCCGGCGCCGAGCGAGGCCGCCATGCCGGCGACGAGCGCAAACAGGCACACGATGTCGATGATCGTACCGATCCGTCCATGCGCGCGCGTGCCGATCAACGGCACGAACAGCGACGACAGGCTGAACGGTTCGCGGCGGTTGTAATAGACGAGCGCAAATGCCAGCCCCGCGACGGTGTAGATGGCATAGGGGGTCAGCGTCCAATGCAGGAACATCGTCGACATCGCGAAGGTCGCCGCCGCATCGCTGCCCGGTTCCAGCCCGAGCATTGCGGGCGGGTCGTTGAGGTGGAATAAGGGCTCGGCGGCGCCCCAGAAGAGGATGCCGGTGGCGATGGTGGTGCAGAGCGTGACTGCGAACCAGCGCCAGCGGGTCAGTATCGGCTTCGCGTCCGGCCCGCCGATGATCCGCCCGCCGAGCGGCGAAACCGCGATGCCTGCCAGAAGCGCCAGAAAGCCGATTCCCGCCCAGGCGAAGAGCGGCGAGAAATTGCGCAATATCCAATCGTTGATCGCGGTTTCGGCTGCGACCACCGCCGCGCCCTGCCACAGGCTGAGGATGACGGCGGCGAGAAGCACTGCGAGCGGCGTGAAAAAAACCGGGCGATTGATGGGGTGCTTGGGTGATGCTGGCAAATGATCGGCCGATCGGACATGAAGAGGATACCCATGATGGCGGTTGCCTTCGAACAGGTCAATTCGAGGCTGGGAACGTGCTACCGGGCAAAGCGTTGGACCGGCAGCGCAATCGATTGAAGGAGAAGTTCCGATGACCAGGATGATTATGACGGCCACCACCGCGCTTGCGCTTCTCGTCTCGGGTCAGGCGGCAGCCTTCCAGACGCCTGCCGATGCGACGACGGCGGCGCAACCCGCCAAGGATGGCACCACCCCCGAAGAACGATCGAACACGGCGCGACTCAACGCCGAACAGGCGTCGCGCGCCAAGGCGGACAACACGACCTATGCGCAGGAAGTGTCTGCCGCACAGCAGCAGGTCGCGCATGATCAGACCGTGTTCACCGAGGAAACGGCGGCCTATGAGGCAGAAAAGGCGCGCGTCGCCGCGATGTCGGCCGAAGAACGGATGACGTGGGAGGCCGATGCCGCCGCGTGCAAGGCCGGCGACACCACCCGCTGCGCCGCGCCGACAAAGCCGCCGCGCTAAGGCGTCAGTATTCGGCGGGGGTGGGGAGCATCACGTCAAGGGCCGGGGATTCGTCGGCCGTCCCAACCGCGCGCAGGTCTTCGCTCGTCGCCGCCGCGTGCGGCTCGGGGTCGGGAAAGCGTCCGCCGTAGCGATAATCGTCGCCGGGATCTGCGAGGATGGGTGGATCGATGTCCACCGCTCCCAGCTCGCGGAATTCGTCGCTCATCCTGATGTCGCGGTCTGCCCGAAGCCGCAGTGCGACGCCGTAGCTATCCGCGCACCCCGGGCAGGGAAGGATTCCGCCGTCGCGCTGTGCAACCAGCGCGTCGGGGTTGGCGCTAAGGTTCGAATAGGACGTCCGTCCACCGGTTTCGCCGCCGAGCCGCGTCCCGGCGGCCATCTCGCCCAGCATGGCCCCGGCGGTCACGCCGGCCAGCGCCAGCACCGACCAGCGGAACAGCCGCACCCCTTTGTGCCGACTCGCAGCGAAAGATAATTTCTTCCCCATCGGCCAATTTGGCCATGACCAATTGCCAGATGCAAGTCCGGTGTCATGATGTTGCCCGCCGGTCGGCCATTGGTCGACGGATCGACGCCTTTCGTCTGTCAATCGAGCCGCTGTCCGCCCCGATCGATCCAAAGGCGATTCTGATGACGTCCAGGGGATATTACTCCCTTGCGGGATATCGGAAGACGGTCTCCCCGGTCCGCCAGCCGGTATTCCGCATCCTTTTGAAGAGAGGACTCCCCCATGGCGAAATTTTCTTTCCTGTTGGCCGCGCCGGTTGCGCTGGCTGGCTTTTCGGTTCCGGCCGCAGCCGAAGACGAGGGTGACCGGCACACGGTCGTTGTGCGATACGACGACCTGAACCTATCCAGCGTCCAGGGCCGCGAGCGGTTAAGCACCCGCGTCAAATATGCCGTGCAGAAAGTGTGCGGCAGCCGGCCCACGCACCGGCAGGGGCTTCGCGAACGCGGCCTCGCCAATCGCTGCGAGGACACGGCGATGGCCGACGCCGATGTGAAACTCGCCGGCCTGTTCAACGGCGAAAGTGCGCGCCTCGCCGACCGCGGCAGAATCGCCGTCGTCGCGGCTCCCTGACCAACCCCGCCGTATGTTGATCCCGAAAGGCGGTCATGCCCCCGGCGGGCATGGCCGCTTTTTTCGGCTCAGGCGTGCATGATCGCCTTGACATCGTGGAGATAGGTGCGGCCGATGCGGTGTACGCCGCCTTCACCCAGGTCGACGCTCCATGCGCCGTCGCCATGGTGCTTCAGTCCGACAATGCCTTCGCGGCGGATCATCTTCGACCGATGGATACGCATGAACTGGTCGGGGTTCATGCGGGCTTCCAATGATTTGATCGTCTGGTGAATCAGCCAGCTGCGGCCACCGACATGCAGGCGCATATAATCGCGCTCGGCCTCGATCAGGTCGACCTGGCCCGCGTCGATGCGCAGCATCTCTCCGCGGTTCTGGACCCAGAATTCGTTGATCCATTTGCTCTTCTGCGCCGGCGCGCGCTCGGTTGCACGCCATTCGCGAACGCGCGAGAGGGTGCGGGCGAGGCGTTCGGGTGAGACGGGCTTGAGCAGATAATCGACCGCGGCGACATCGAAGGCCGCGACCGCATAGCGATCGAAGGCCGTGACGAACACGACCGCTGGCGGATTATCCAACCCCTCGATCGCCGCCGCGACCTCCAGCCCGTTCAGGTCGGGCATCGCGATGTCGCAGAGCACGAGGTCGGGTGCGAGCGCATCGACCATGCGCAGCGCCGAGGCGCCGTCGCTGGCCGTACCGACGAGCGAGACGCCGTCCTGCTGGCCGGTCAGGATCTGCAACCGTTCGATGGCGAGCGGTTCGTCGTCGACGATCAGCGTACGCAATGTTTGAATCATGGGTCAGCAGGCCTCCCGTGCCAGCGGCAGCCAAAGCGATACAACAAAGCCGCCGTTATCCGAAGGGCCCCATTCGCAGCCGGCGGTGGGGCCATAGCGCGTCAGCAGGCGTTCGCGGACATTGCCGAGCCCAAGGCCGGTGCCTGACGCAGGGGCGGGCGCCTTTGGGTCGATATCATTCTCGATCCGCAGCACTAGCAGCCCATATTCGGCGCTGGCAGTCAGGCGGACTGCAATCTTCCCCTTGCTCGGCGCGACGCCATATTTGATCGCATTTTCGATGATCGGTTGCAGGATCAGCACGGGGACGCAGGCATTCTCCAGCTCCTTTGGCATCGACACCTCGACCTGCAGCCGGTCGGGGAAACGCGTCTGCTCGATGTCGAGATAGAGGCGCTGGAGAGCGATCTCCTCGTCGAGGCTGACGAGCTGCTCCGGATCGACCGCGAGGCTCGATCGCAGGAAGGACGACAGATTCATGATCATCGTCTCGGCCTCGCTCTTCGATCCCTTGAGAACGAGGGTCGACAGCGAATTGAGCGTGTTGAACAGGAAGTGCGGGTTGACCTGATAATGCAGCGCGCGGAGCTGGGCGGTCTGCGCTTCGATCCGAAAGTGATTGGCGCGGCGTTCGACCGCGCGCATCTCGTTGGCATAGCCGAAGGCGACATAGAGCGCGGCCCACACGGCGAAAAAGAAATACCAGCGGATCGAGCTGTCGAGGATCAGCATCATTTCCCATGCGCCGGGATATTTGCCCTGCATCTCCTCGATCAGCTTGGCGCCGTCCGCCACGGGAAACCAGTAATAGAAGACGAGAAGATTGACCGTCGCATAGATGATGACGAGCGGTACGGCCGCTCCCATTGCCGCGGCGAGGCGGGCGCCGAAACTTTGCGGCTGGGCGCGTTGGAGCAGCTGGTAAAGGACGAAGGTGCACAAAATGCCCGCGATCACCACGACGGCGCGGCGCCCGGATGACGTCCATTGCTCGGGCGCGCCGGTCAGCATCGCAAGGACCGTGGTGATCAGGAAATAGATCACCCACATGGCGATGATCGAGCCGATCGCGACGCGCGGATTGACCCGCGCGTCCGAGGCGCGCCAATCGGGGTCCGTCGCCAGCATTTTCGCGCGCTGGTCACGCAGCGCGTCCTTGCGGTTTGTCATGTTCATTGACGATGCTTTAGCGGCAAATAGCAGTCGATGGCTAGCGGGCGCCGGGCCGCCAGTCGAAGCTGCGCGCGTCTTGGTCGAAAGCGGGAAGCCCGTCAGCTCGCCGGTTGCGGCAATGCGCGGCGCCAATTGCCGCGCTTATATATGGCCCAAGCCATCGCCAGCGAGGCGAGCGACGAGAGCGGAAAGCTCCACCATAGGATATCGCTGCCCACCGACGGGTAACCGAAATAATAGATTCCGATGCGGATCGGGAACATCGACAGGAACAGGATGACGAGCGGCGGGACGACCGAGCCGTTGGCGCGCAGCGTGCTGATCAGCACGATCGTCGTGCCGAACGGCAGGAAGGTCCAGGTCGCGATCAGCTGAATATTGCGCGCGACGTCGATCGCCGGGCTTTCGCTCCCGAGGAAAAGCGCGAGCGCGGCGCGGTCGAACGCGAGGAGGAGGGCGATGAGCACGCCGGTCATCGCGAGGTTGATTGCGATGCCGCTGTTCGTCACCGACGATACACGGTCCCAGCGCCCGGCACCGATATTCTGCGCCGCCATCGAGCTGACCGCAGCGCCGACCGCGAGTGCGGGCATCTGGATGTAATTCCATAGCTGGAGCGTGGCGCCATAGGCGGCGGCGGTGACGATCCCCTCGCGGTTGACGAGCCCGACCATGACGAGCCCAGCGCCCGAGATGACGAGCATCTGCGCGCCCATCGGCAGGCCGCGGCCGATGATGAAGC contains these protein-coding regions:
- a CDS encoding LytR/AlgR family response regulator transcription factor — its product is MIQTLRTLIVDDEPLAIERLQILTGQQDGVSLVGTASDGASALRMVDALAPDLVLCDIAMPDLNGLEVAAAIEGLDNPPAVVFVTAFDRYAVAAFDVAAVDYLLKPVSPERLARTLSRVREWRATERAPAQKSKWINEFWVQNRGEMLRIDAGQVDLIEAERDYMRLHVGGRSWLIHQTIKSLEARMNPDQFMRIHRSKMIRREGIVGLKHHGDGAWSVDLGEGGVHRIGRTYLHDVKAIMHA
- a CDS encoding BCCT family transporter — its product is MLLAAVILSLWQGAAVVAAETAINDWILRNFSPLFAWAGIGFLALLAGIAVSPLGGRIIGGPDAKPILTRWRWFAVTLCTTIATGILFWGAAEPLFHLNDPPAMLGLEPGSDAAATFAMSTMFLHWTLTPYAIYTVAGLAFALVYYNRREPFSLSSLFVPLIGTRAHGRIGTIIDIVCLFALVAGMAASLGAGVLALAGGLEGLGGFSGGPALRWAIAAVIVATFVISAALGLQRGITRLSLLNVWLFFGVLLFVFAMGPWHALPSLGFKAMGNYSATFLPRSLGLDVDGDWHRQWTIFNWANWFAWAPVTALFLGRLAVGYSVRSFILFNLLLPSLFGAAWMIVIAGTTIIIDQNSGGSLYAILTSVGPDPLLYSLFSKLGGGTPVLVLLIAAIFLSYVTAADSNVSAMSSLSTHGISPETPEAPLSVKIVWGGTIGLVATILVASSGIDGIRMMSVLGGFPALFVILGAALSLTVMAVRGRHKAAPAQS
- a CDS encoding sensor histidine kinase, with translation MNMTNRKDALRDQRAKMLATDPDWRASDARVNPRVAIGSIIAMWVIYFLITTVLAMLTGAPEQWTSSGRRAVVVIAGILCTFVLYQLLQRAQPQSFGARLAAAMGAAVPLVIIYATVNLLVFYYWFPVADGAKLIEEMQGKYPGAWEMMLILDSSIRWYFFFAVWAALYVAFGYANEMRAVERRANHFRIEAQTAQLRALHYQVNPHFLFNTLNSLSTLVLKGSKSEAETMIMNLSSFLRSSLAVDPEQLVSLDEEIALQRLYLDIEQTRFPDRLQVEVSMPKELENACVPVLILQPIIENAIKYGVAPSKGKIAVRLTASAEYGLLVLRIENDIDPKAPAPASGTGLGLGNVRERLLTRYGPTAGCEWGPSDNGGFVVSLWLPLAREAC
- a CDS encoding UrcA family protein; this encodes MAKFSFLLAAPVALAGFSVPAAAEDEGDRHTVVVRYDDLNLSSVQGRERLSTRVKYAVQKVCGSRPTHRQGLRERGLANRCEDTAMADADVKLAGLFNGESARLADRGRIAVVAAP
- a CDS encoding M13 family metallopeptidase produces the protein MKTGFLGAASLAIAAALAAPTLARDVSPLASLMADEAAGGTESGSLTALTFGKWGVDLDARDPSVKPGDDFDKYANGGWFARTEIPSDQASAGVDYDVYNLTQRQLRAVVAGAPAASQVGGLYQSFMDEARVEALAAKPLMADITAVAAIKDKSDMARFMGGTQGTFGSTIVSGGPYADTADPTVNVLWLGQAGIGLPERDYYLSDSFKAQRDAYRAYIARTMKMVGNADPEKAADAIMAFETEIAKVSWAIADRRDIGKINNPMSADELAAYAPGLDWNAWFAGSGIAPQKRIIVNEKTAVRDIAALYAKTPLDTVKLWQQFHVADNAAPYLSKAFVDSRFEYTKALSGVGELRPRWKRGLTLVDGSLGELVGETYSKQYFPASAKAKMEVLVTNLKLAMGDRIRNNSWMAPATKDAALAKLAKMDVMVGYPDKWRDYSGLKIDPADLYGNVKRSAAFEYAYALSDLNKPVDRKKWSMNPQEVNAYNGGLENKIVFPAGILQAPYFSESVDDAVNYGAIGAVIGHEITHGFDDQGRKIDADGAVRDWWTPEDAARFDAQAKAFGAQYATYEAAPGSFINPDLTMGENIADLAGLEVAYDAYRRSLGGKPAPVIDGLTGDQRFFLAFAQAWRTKQREDAIKQQVASDPHSPARWRIIGPVRNVDAWYKAFSVAAGAKYYLKPEDRTRIW